In Trichlorobacter lovleyi, the DNA window GTCAGACTACCAGCAAGGGTGGTGTAAAAACCGGTATTGGTACTGAATGCGGCATTAAAGCCACCTTTGAAGGCAACGACAATATCCCTGTTCAATAGCCAATCTTCCTGAAATTCAACCTCGCGGGCCAAGATTTCTGCCCCGGTAGTGCTGCCTGTGTAGGCTGCTGTCAACGTGTCATACCCTACCGCGTCCACCCTTGCCTTGGGTGCCTGGTTAAAGTTTGCCGTCACATAACGGTTTGCGGACATTAGTAGTGAACAACCTGCAGAGCCATTGCACTCCTGTGACCAGAGCTCAAAGGTAGAATCATTATCAGGCACGGGCTGAAGAACTACTGTTGTCCAAGGCACAAATTCTGCCAGACAGGTACCATCTGTGCAGTAGAGCCCCACCGGATCGCTATACACAACGCCATTGCCAGTACCGGCCATGGTTAGTATCAATGATGAAGTTGTCAGGTCCACCCCGTTACCGGTCAACGCCATTGATTTCAACGGCGCTGCCGGGGCACTTGAGGCAATGTTCAAAACAGCTGTTTTTACACCACTTGCCAACGGAACAAAATAAACCGTAACGGTACAGCCCCCTCCGCCGGCAATGATCGGCATCGGCCCACAACTGCCATTGCTGCCATCACCCGTATCGAGTAGAAACATATTGATATCTGGCCCATCAATACCCAGACTGTAGACAGACAGGTTATCTGGTCTCGACGGGTTGCTTATGGTAATAACCTGGCCGGAGCTGCTACCGATTCCTACTGAACCGAAATCTTTGGAACCAGGCACAACCGAAATGACCGAACTAACACTACGAACTGGCCAGACGTAGTAGTTACTGTCTTTGCTGTTAAAATCCACCTCCCCCACCAGCATGCTCACATAGAAGGAGTTATTTCGAAGGGGCAAATAGGTGCTGGAGGACCAGTACTCAGAACGCTGGAGGTTACTGAAAGAACGGTCCAGAGGCGAAGCGTCAGTGGCCAACCACGTATCAATCAGACTTTCTAGCTCATCCACGTTGGGCAAACGCCACTGACCGGCAGTGGAGCCGTCAGTCAAACCGCAGAGACCGGAGGTCAGATTATTACTCCAGGTTAAGGCATTGGCCCAGCTTAAGGAACCACTGTTCTTGTCCACCCCCCCTGCGCTGTCGGTACAGTTGGTGTTCTTCAGCCAGATCAAGCCGGTCAGGTTGTCGGTTATGGTACCATTACCGTTATCCGTGAAACGAGGATCAGGCCAGACCACTCCTGGCCCGCCACGAACAGGCCAAACCAAGAAGGAATTGGCCTTATTCTCAATACGCATGATGCCATCGAATATAAACACCTTCCAGCCGTAATAATCATTAACATCGAGCAACAGGCTACTGGAAGACCAATACATGATTCCAACATTGGTGAAACCTTGTGTATCGAGCCAGTAGGAATTGTTGACCTGTCCACGATTGACCAGGCTTTTCAGTTCTCGCCTGCGGGGGAGGTGCCACTGTCCGGCTGTTGAGCCATCACTTAACCCGCAGGCACCGGAAGCAAGGGCGTCGGCCGCAAAAGTAGCTTCCAACCAAGGTTTGCTGCCAAAACAGTCGGCATCCTTCAGCCAGACCAAGCCGGTCAGGTTGTCGGTTATGGTACCATTACCGTTATCCGTAAAACGGGGATCAGGCCAGACCACACCAACTTGTAGATCGCCATCCTGACCGGTACCGCTGCAGGGTATCTCCGATCCAGCGGTATTGTAGCAGGAGGTCTGACCGGTGGCCGGGACAGGAGCGGGGGCGGCAAGAGAGGTGCAAATGCAAAATGGAAAATAAAAAAGTGAAAATGCAAGCAACAAAACCGTAATGGCATGCTTGAGCATAACAGGAATACCTCTGGTTTGTGACATTATTACAGCGGTCATCAAAAGCCGCGACGTTCCTGACGAGTAAACCGAAAACGACCTCTAAAGCTGCAAAGCACGTTCATTGCACTGCTGTGACACTAGAGCATCTCATGCGATGTGAAAGACATGAACAGTAAAAATTTGTATACACTAACATTCAAGGATGTCAAGGTCTTGAAGCTATATTCAAATGGTATCAAACACAAACTATTCCAACCTCTACCCGACAACCAAAACCTACAAAAGGCAAGTGACATTAGCATGTTACAAATGCACCCAAACAGCCATTCCTGCAGTTAATCATCTGCATTGGATTGAGGTTGAGATCATCGCACTGGCATGGAACCATCCACAGGCCCCATCTGGATAAAAAACTCAGTTCTGATTTCCACCATCACTGCCGCCATAGGTATCCAGCCATTGCTCCTGCGGGCTGCGGCTGTCACCATACTGGACAATCACACCGTCTTCACGCTGGTACGAGCATGACCAGCCGGCCCGGTCGGCCTTGTCAAAGGTGGGATAGTCGCGGGGATGTTCCAGCGGATCGTACGGTTCAGAGTAGTTGCTCCAGTCCGTCGGCCGCGGACAGCGTTCATCGCCGCGGTAGTCACCGGCAGCAAACGCCTGTACTCCCAAACTTATGGCTATAATCATAAAGGCCAATTGTACGATTCTTTTTAACATGGCACAGGCTCCCTTCCTGTTTCATAACTTCCATGAGTAAATTCTAACACAATTCCCG includes these proteins:
- a CDS encoding DUF1566 domain-containing protein, producing MLKHAITVLLLAFSLFYFPFCICTSLAAPAPVPATGQTSCYNTAGSEIPCSGTGQDGDLQVGVVWPDPRFTDNGNGTITDNLTGLVWLKDADCFGSKPWLEATFAADALASGACGLSDGSTAGQWHLPRRRELKSLVNRGQVNNSYWLDTQGFTNVGIMYWSSSSLLLDVNDYYGWKVFIFDGIMRIENKANSFLVWPVRGGPGVVWPDPRFTDNGNGTITDNLTGLIWLKNTNCTDSAGGVDKNSGSLSWANALTWSNNLTSGLCGLTDGSTAGQWRLPNVDELESLIDTWLATDASPLDRSFSNLQRSEYWSSSTYLPLRNNSFYVSMLVGEVDFNSKDSNYYVWPVRSVSSVISVVPGSKDFGSVGIGSSSGQVITISNPSRPDNLSVYSLGIDGPDINMFLLDTGDGSNGSCGPMPIIAGGGGCTVTVYFVPLASGVKTAVLNIASSAPAAPLKSMALTGNGVDLTTSSLILTMAGTGNGVVYSDPVGLYCTDGTCLAEFVPWTTVVLQPVPDNDSTFELWSQECNGSAGCSLLMSANRYVTANFNQAPKARVDAVGYDTLTAAYTGSTTGAEILAREVEFQEDWLLNRDIVVAFKGGFNAAFSTNTGFYTTLAGSLTIGNGSLSIENLLIK